From a region of the Corallococcus coralloides DSM 2259 genome:
- a CDS encoding LysM peptidoglycan-binding domain-containing protein has product MFPRDSRYAKARAFDEDPVLGEVFRGVRPRAIGPATGVLEHVVRSGERLDLLARHYYNDARLWWRILDANPGFLFGGDLTLDGFVGQVILIPRATE; this is encoded by the coding sequence ATGTTCCCGCGTGACTCGCGGTATGCGAAGGCCCGTGCCTTCGACGAGGACCCGGTGTTGGGGGAGGTGTTCCGCGGCGTGAGGCCTCGCGCCATCGGCCCGGCCACCGGCGTGTTGGAGCACGTGGTCCGCTCCGGTGAGCGCCTGGATCTGCTGGCGCGCCACTACTACAACGACGCGAGGCTGTGGTGGCGCATCCTGGACGCCAACCCGGGCTTCCTCTTCGGCGGCGACCTGACGCTCGACGGCTTCGTGGGCCAGGTCATCCTCATCCCCCGGGCCACGGAATAG
- a CDS encoding phage late control D family protein: protein MLADLFSERFRAPVECAIEVRGRPITSLYPFLREARVEMSRDRVGVATLVFDTRRDESGRWTVQDAEVLAPWEPILIEARFGQRTEEVLRGFVREVRADYPEDMGTARVTVSCQDESLAMDREHVRRVWGAEVPTSDGVLLAEIAARHGLAVDPTSGAGLSGLVVPQDSSDIRFLRARAEANGYELLVRGGVIYFGPMRLDAEPQPTIRVYAGLDTHCRALSVTTDGHRPNTVAVDLAPLSGAEPRRQEVTPDLPLLGTRQAHGGREGRDFTWLLTREGAVDEEELLARARRKVNDFSLRVRAEGELDGTAYGHVLKVGQPVGVDGVGEWLGGIYYVDAVTHVFSHEGYRQGLRLLRNAYGDNLGGGALNVLGGLL from the coding sequence ATGCTGGCCGACCTGTTCAGCGAGCGCTTCCGGGCACCCGTCGAGTGCGCCATCGAGGTGCGAGGCCGTCCCATCACCTCGCTCTATCCGTTCCTGCGCGAAGCCCGCGTGGAGATGAGCCGCGACCGGGTCGGCGTGGCGACGCTCGTCTTCGACACGCGCCGCGACGAGAGCGGGCGCTGGACGGTGCAGGACGCGGAGGTCCTGGCCCCCTGGGAGCCCATCCTCATCGAGGCCCGCTTCGGTCAGCGCACCGAGGAGGTGCTGCGGGGCTTCGTGCGCGAGGTGCGCGCGGACTACCCCGAGGACATGGGCACCGCCCGCGTCACGGTGTCCTGCCAGGACGAATCGCTGGCGATGGACCGCGAGCACGTGCGGCGCGTGTGGGGCGCGGAGGTCCCCACGTCGGACGGCGTGCTGCTGGCGGAGATCGCCGCGCGCCACGGTCTGGCGGTGGACCCCACCAGCGGCGCCGGCCTGAGCGGCTTGGTGGTGCCGCAGGACTCCTCCGACATCCGGTTCCTGCGTGCCCGGGCCGAGGCCAACGGGTACGAGCTGCTGGTCCGGGGGGGCGTCATCTACTTCGGCCCCATGCGGCTGGACGCCGAGCCCCAACCGACCATCCGCGTCTACGCGGGCCTGGACACGCACTGTCGCGCGTTGAGCGTCACCACGGACGGGCACCGCCCGAACACGGTGGCGGTGGACCTGGCCCCCTTGTCGGGCGCGGAGCCACGCCGGCAGGAGGTGACGCCGGACCTCCCGCTGCTCGGGACCCGACAGGCGCACGGTGGACGTGAGGGGCGCGACTTCACGTGGCTGCTCACCCGCGAGGGGGCCGTGGACGAGGAGGAGCTGCTCGCCCGGGCCCGGCGCAAGGTGAACGACTTCTCCCTGCGCGTGCGCGCGGAAGGGGAGCTGGACGGCACGGCCTACGGCCATGTCCTCAAGGTGGGCCAGCCCGTGGGCGTGGACGGCGTCGGTGAGTGGCTGGGCGGCATCTACTACGTGGACGCCGTCACGCATGTCTTCTCTCACGAGGGTTACCGGCAGGGGCTGCGCCTCCTGCGCAATGCCTACGGGGACAACCTCGGGGGCGGGGCGCTCAACGTGCTGGGAGGTCTCCTGTGA
- a CDS encoding phage baseplate assembly protein V has protein sequence MTPELLTELVRHTRDKYFGKYRGFVVDNQDPEGLGRLKLRVPSVLGAEPSPWALPCVPFGGAAGHGWFAIPEVDAQVWVEFEEGDLRRPIWTGTFWQKKEDVPEDAAKTPPTTRLLRTPAGHVLRFDDAKDEEAVLLHHPKGAELSIDPKGTVALTDAKGATVVLDAEGEELRVEDSHGNSLVLSSSGVRVEDSHGNTIETASSGVKVKGQQVVVEGTQVLLGGSGGEPVIKGQSFLTLFATHVHTSSAPGGPTSPPIPQGEMSTLSTSVMTK, from the coding sequence GTGACGCCAGAGCTGCTCACGGAGCTCGTCCGGCATACGCGCGACAAGTACTTCGGCAAGTACCGGGGCTTCGTCGTGGACAACCAGGACCCGGAAGGACTGGGGCGCCTCAAGCTGCGGGTGCCGTCGGTGCTGGGCGCCGAGCCCTCGCCCTGGGCGCTGCCCTGCGTGCCCTTCGGTGGCGCCGCGGGACATGGCTGGTTCGCCATTCCGGAGGTGGATGCCCAGGTGTGGGTGGAGTTCGAGGAGGGGGACCTGCGCAGGCCCATCTGGACGGGGACGTTCTGGCAGAAGAAGGAGGACGTGCCGGAGGACGCGGCGAAGACGCCTCCCACCACGCGCCTGCTGCGCACGCCCGCGGGCCACGTGTTGCGGTTCGACGACGCGAAGGACGAGGAGGCGGTGCTGCTCCACCACCCGAAGGGGGCCGAGCTGAGCATCGACCCGAAGGGGACGGTGGCGCTGACGGACGCCAAGGGCGCCACGGTGGTGCTGGACGCGGAGGGCGAGGAGCTGCGCGTCGAGGACAGTCACGGCAACTCGCTCGTCCTGTCCTCCAGCGGCGTGCGGGTGGAGGACTCGCACGGCAACACCATCGAGACCGCGTCCTCGGGGGTGAAGGTGAAGGGCCAGCAGGTGGTGGTGGAGGGGACGCAGGTGCTCTTGGGCGGCAGTGGCGGGGAGCCCGTCATCAAGGGGCAGAGCTTCCTCACCCTGTTCGCCACGCACGTGCACACCTCGTCGGCGCCGGGGGGCCCCACGTCGCCGCCCATCCCCCAGGGCGAGATGAGCACGCTGTCGACGTCGGTGATGACGAAGTGA
- a CDS encoding GPW/gp25 family protein produces the protein MSEPFDQRQRLGDPPCLAFPFRVEAQGPAISRRGQHVREQIEQVLFTTPGERVFRPDFGGGAKMLVFEPNGTPLWDVTRRRMQAALADALRGEVDPGSLELEVTGEDEKLQLVVRYRLTTLGVPQQQLFAVGGVGG, from the coding sequence ATGAGCGAGCCATTCGATCAGCGTCAGCGCCTGGGGGACCCACCGTGCCTGGCCTTCCCGTTCCGCGTGGAGGCGCAGGGGCCGGCCATCAGCCGGCGCGGCCAGCACGTGCGGGAGCAGATCGAGCAGGTCCTCTTCACCACGCCCGGAGAGCGGGTGTTCCGCCCGGACTTCGGGGGTGGGGCGAAGATGCTGGTGTTCGAACCCAACGGCACGCCGCTGTGGGACGTGACGCGGCGGCGCATGCAGGCGGCGCTGGCGGACGCGCTGCGCGGAGAGGTGGACCCGGGCAGCCTGGAGCTGGAGGTGACGGGCGAGGACGAGAAGCTCCAGCTCGTCGTGCGCTACCGCCTCACCACGCTGGGGGTTCCCCAGCAGCAGCTCTTCGCGGTGGGAGGCGTCGGTGGCTGA